In Rathayibacter sp. VKM Ac-2762, one DNA window encodes the following:
- a CDS encoding molybdopterin-dependent oxidoreductase, with protein MGIITRGFFGKREADPDLPPGQHLENGFPVLSIGPTPNIHEWAFSIDGGPAGVRRWNREEFDALPHEDVHTDIHCVTRWSKLGTSWRGVSVDTLLEGLETDAGFVMAQSFGGYTTNLPLAEIRGGRAWVVTEFEGKPLAAEHGGPARLLVPHLYFWKSAKWVRTLRLMPGDEPGFWEQNGYHMHGDPWKEERYW; from the coding sequence ATGGGCATCATCACGCGGGGCTTCTTCGGCAAGAGGGAGGCGGACCCGGACCTCCCGCCGGGCCAGCACCTCGAGAACGGCTTCCCGGTCCTCTCGATCGGGCCCACCCCGAACATCCACGAGTGGGCCTTCTCGATCGACGGCGGCCCCGCGGGCGTCCGCCGCTGGAACCGGGAGGAGTTCGACGCGCTCCCGCACGAGGACGTGCACACCGACATCCACTGCGTGACCCGGTGGTCGAAGCTCGGCACCAGCTGGCGCGGCGTCTCGGTCGACACGCTGCTGGAGGGCCTGGAGACGGACGCCGGCTTCGTCATGGCGCAGAGCTTCGGCGGCTACACGACGAATCTCCCGCTCGCCGAGATCCGCGGCGGGAGGGCCTGGGTCGTCACCGAGTTCGAGGGGAAGCCCCTCGCGGCCGAGCACGGCGGCCCCGCCCGGCTCCTGGTGCCGCACCTCTACTTCTGGAAGAGCGCGAAGTGGGTCCGGACGCTCCGCCTGATGCCCGGCGACGAGCCCGGCTTCTGGGAGCAGAACGGCTACCACATGCACGGGGACCCCTGGAAAGAGGAGCGCTACTGGTGA